The Candidatus Babeliales bacterium genomic sequence AGCAGTATTGAAGGATTTAATTTCGATGAATGTACCAATAAATCTGGTGGTGATTGTGGAACGCTTCGTTTTATGTATCCAAAAAACGATTCCCAATTGTTAATCGATCAGATGGAATTTAATATGATGGTCCATAAAGATCAGATTATGGAAATGATTAATTGGGTGATTGATCAAAAATCACAGTAGATGTTTTTAAGCCTTCTTTTGTAATAAGAAGAAGGCTTTTTTATTTGCCACGTGTTAGTGATGCACAAGCATGGGAACAAAATAAATCAAAACCAGAGTTTAAAAACTATAGCAGTATTCAGGGCTTTGATATGGAAAAGTGTGCAAAAGAAGGTTTCTGTAAAACAAGTAATTTTCAGTACACTCAACAGCAATCGCGACAAGTTTTAGATCAGCTAGAATTCAACATGATAATTAACAAAGATAAGATTATAAAAACGATTAACTGGACAATTGATCGTAAGTAAATTTAAACAAAAGGACAACCTCTATTTTTATAGAGGTTGTTTTCTTTCGATTGTACGTTTGTGGTGCTCTAGGACCTTGAGCAAACTTGTTTCATATAGCTGCATATCTTGTTGAGAGACGTTTTCCTTACTTAATAGTTCTATGTTCATATTCAGAACTGTTTTAAACCTCGTTTCAAATTCAACCGGATCGGTTGCATAAGGTTTATCTTCAGTAGGAAGAGGATAAATATAGCGTATTTTTCCTTTTTCGATACGTATAGAACGATATGGTTCCGAGGCTAGTAGGTTGTTGCTGCTAATATTGCCAAGAAATAACAATAGGAAAATATATTGTTTTAACATCATACGTTCACTTTTTAATAAGAATGGTTACATTCCAAATTCACGCGTATTGTTTTACTAAGATGTTGTTCTAAGGTTGGGTCGATAGGTTTGGGTTGTGTCTTTTTTACAGGTTGCATGTGTTTCATATATTCTTTCCTATATTCGTCTCGTCGTTGTTGTTCTTGTTCTTTAATAGTATTCCACATGTTGGATAAGCGTTCCATTGCAAATCCTTGTTGAGTAAAACCGAACAGAAAGATTGGAATTAACATATATTGCTTTGTTTTCATTGTGCGTCCTTTTGTGTGATTTGTGAATAAATTGTTGAAATAGTTTGGTTTCCTGCAAAATGTGTATTAATCTTAATCTATATTTTAGTGATTTAACAGTCTTTTTTTAATGCGCTTGTTATGAACAACACCATCATCTCGGGTAAGAAATATTTGTGGAAGATTGCTGACTGTGACCAGCAGAAAATTGCAGCAATTGCATCGCGGTATAATCTTTCTTTTGCTGTTGCGCATGTTCTATATTCACGGGGTTTTACCGATGAAAATCTTATTGAATCATTTTTATTCAGCAGTTTTGAAAACAATGTGGCCGATGCACGGTTGCTGAAAGATGCAGAAAAAGCTGTCGATAGAATTTTGCTTGCGATGGAAAAACAAGAGCAGATGCTTGTGTTTGGGGATTATGATGTTGATGGTATTACTTCATCATCATTAATGATGATTTGTTTGTTGCCGCTTGGTGCAAAAATTAATTATTTTTTACCCAATCGCGTCAAAGATGGCTATGGTTTATCAACCAAAATAGTTGAACGTGCAGCGCAGAATAACTATTCCGTTATTGTTACTGTTGATAATGGAATTACTGCAATTGAGCAAGCAAAGCGTGCAAAAGAGTTGGGCATTGATCTTATTATTACCGATCATCATAGGCCACACGCGCATGTTCCTGATGCATTTGCAATTGTTAATCCTAATCAAGTCGACTGCGGGTATCCTCACAAAACATTGGCCGGTGTTGGAGTAACATTTAAGTTGCTTTCGTTGTTGTATGAAAAAAAAGGTTTGCAGCTACCGCCAAAAGCGTACGAATTATTGCTGCTCGGTACTGTTGCCGATGTGGTGCCTTTGATTGGTGAAAATAGATTTTGGGTTCGGCATGGACTGAACTATATTAATAAAGTTGAAAGTTTATCTTTTAAGTTGTTAAAGGCAAATGGAAAAGTAACAAAACCAAAATTATCGTCAACTGATATTGGTTTTTCCATTACGCCGCAAATCAATGCATTGGGTAGACTAGAAGATCCTCGTCAGGCTGTAAAATTTTTAATTGGTACTGATGTTGATAACGCTGAAACTGTTGCAAAAGTACTTTTGGAAATGAATGAAGCTCGTAAAACAATAGAGCGCTCGATTGTTGAAGAGATTGAAGAACAAATTAGATTAAAGCGCATCAATGTTGAATGTGAGAATGTTATTATTGCTGCAAGCAGCAGTTGGCCTGCAGGAGTTATTGGTCTTGTTGCATCACGATTTGTTTCTGGATACGGTAAGCCAACCTTGTTGTTTCATTTAACAAAAGATGGTCTTGCAAAAGGTTCGTGCAGATCAATTGCGGAATTTAATATGTTTGACGCACTTACTGCATCGTCAGATTTATTGATACAATTTGGAGGACATTCTGTTGCAGCAGGGTTGTCGTTGAAAGTTGAAAATTTACCGGAACTAAAAAATCGCTTAGAGAAGTTGGTTGCCGAGCAATTAACACCGTTTGATTTACAGCCGAAAATTCGTGTTGATGCAGAAGTTAATCTATCAGATTTGAATAAAAAATTTATTGATGATTTGGAACATCTGGAACCTTTTGGTAATAGTAATGAGCAACCGATTTTTTATGTGAACAATGTGATGCAAGTACAAAAGGCACAATTATTAAAAGATCTACATGTAAAATGTTTTATGTTTGCTGATGGCGTTATCAAACCAGTTATGTTTTTCAATCGTCCAGAACTTTTCGAATTTTTTAATGAACACTATGAATCGCCATTTATTCTTGCCGCACGTGTGTCAGAAAATCATTGGCAAGATCGAGTAAATATTGAATTAATTGGTGTTGATGTAGCAATCAAGGGTGTTGCATGATTATTACAATTGATGGACCAGTTGCAAGTGGTAAATCTACCGTCAGCAGAATTTTAGCTCAAAAATTGGGATATTATTATTTGTGTTCAGGTTTGTTATATCGTGCACTTGGGTATGTATTGGTGAATCGCTATGGATATACATTAGAAACAATTGCCGAACCGTCGCAAGAAGATATTAAGCATTGCTTTGATCCTCAAAAATTTTCATATCACTACGATGCGCACACTCAAGAGCGCATTTTTTTTGATAATAAAGATATTACAGCCCATCTTAAAGATCGTTTTATAGATAAAATTGCTTCAATTGTCAGTGTAAATGTACGCGTACGGTACGCAGTTACGCAACTGCAACGTGATATTGCATCAAAGTCTGATATTGTAACCGATGGTCGTGATGTTGGGTCTGTTGTGTTTCCGGATGCGCACGTTAAATTTTTTATCACAGCATCGGTTGATGTTCGTGCAGAACGATGGCGCAAAGACCAAGAAAAATATGGTAATCATTTTTCTGTTGATGAGGCAATAGCAGCAATCACAGATCGTGATGATCGTGATAAAAATCGTACGATTGCACCGTTAATAATTCCAGACAACGCTATTGTCATTGATACATCTGATTTGAATGTGGAACAAGCAGTGGAGCAAATGATTGAGTGTGTTAAAAATTACTGATAATGCGTTCTTTTGTTGCCTTATCAATTTTCTTTTGTTGACGTGTTTTTTTTCTGCAACTGGGTAGAATTGCCAAGAGTAGCGCGAAGCAAAGTAATAATATTTTCTTGTCCACATTATCCCCTTTTTTTGTAGCACTGTAGTGTGCTTGAAATTATCATATAGAATTGTTATAACCGTTTACAATGTCAAACGCTAGTTTATAAGGAAAGTAATGCAATGCACCATTTTTCTATTAACTTTGTTGTCATCTGGTTATACTTTTGCGATGGATAAGCCACTTAAAGCACTTACCATAATAAACAACCACGAATGTTCCGTTGTGGTGTGCTATGAACCACGCAAAGAAGAAACACGAGTTGTCATTCCAACAGGAAAGTGGTCCTGTCACCTCAATAGAGAAATATATCCAAAAAAATCGCTCACTTTGTTCCCATTATTAACACCATTAATTTCGATTGCAATTAATGGATTTCAACCGTTGCAAAACTTACCAATAGTAAAAACAGATACACCACTTATTATTAATCCAAAGCGAGATAATGCAATTACCATTACACAAGGCACAGAAACGCTCGCAGTGTTGAAAGCGTTGATACATACTAATGTTACAGCGCAATCAAGCAAAGAAAATAAACAGGAATCAGATAAAGATTTTTGCTCTCAACAATAAAAAAAGCCGCCTATCAAAAGGCGGCTTTCTCTTTTTACAAATACAGGTTATTTAAAATTTACTATTTTGTGCAGCATCGTTGATTTCTTTTTCCATTTCAAAAATAGTGTTATCCAATTCAATCATTGTATTAACATCTTCTTTTTGAGTAGCTTTTTGTTGTTTTTTTGAGCATGCAGGAGCAAGTGCGAGTACCGTAATGCAGAGCAGAGAAGAAAAATATCTGTTGTTCATAGTGAACTCCGTTTTGTAGTAAATGTTTATAATGTTTTTTCTTTTTTAGTTGGACGTTT encodes the following:
- the recJ gene encoding single-stranded-DNA-specific exonuclease RecJ, which translates into the protein MNNTIISGKKYLWKIADCDQQKIAAIASRYNLSFAVAHVLYSRGFTDENLIESFLFSSFENNVADARLLKDAEKAVDRILLAMEKQEQMLVFGDYDVDGITSSSLMMICLLPLGAKINYFLPNRVKDGYGLSTKIVERAAQNNYSVIVTVDNGITAIEQAKRAKELGIDLIITDHHRPHAHVPDAFAIVNPNQVDCGYPHKTLAGVGVTFKLLSLLYEKKGLQLPPKAYELLLLGTVADVVPLIGENRFWVRHGLNYINKVESLSFKLLKANGKVTKPKLSSTDIGFSITPQINALGRLEDPRQAVKFLIGTDVDNAETVAKVLLEMNEARKTIERSIVEEIEEQIRLKRINVECENVIIAASSSWPAGVIGLVASRFVSGYGKPTLLFHLTKDGLAKGSCRSIAEFNMFDALTASSDLLIQFGGHSVAAGLSLKVENLPELKNRLEKLVAEQLTPFDLQPKIRVDAEVNLSDLNKKFIDDLEHLEPFGNSNEQPIFYVNNVMQVQKAQLLKDLHVKCFMFADGVIKPVMFFNRPELFEFFNEHYESPFILAARVSENHWQDRVNIELIGVDVAIKGVA
- the cmk gene encoding (d)CMP kinase codes for the protein MIITIDGPVASGKSTVSRILAQKLGYYYLCSGLLYRALGYVLVNRYGYTLETIAEPSQEDIKHCFDPQKFSYHYDAHTQERIFFDNKDITAHLKDRFIDKIASIVSVNVRVRYAVTQLQRDIASKSDIVTDGRDVGSVVFPDAHVKFFITASVDVRAERWRKDQEKYGNHFSVDEAIAAITDRDDRDKNRTIAPLIIPDNAIVIDTSDLNVEQAVEQMIECVKNY